One part of the bacterium genome encodes these proteins:
- the lpxB gene encoding lipid-A-disaccharide synthase, with the protein MGRRVFVVAGEVSGDHQAARLIGELRRARPALEIVAAGGRLMAASGARILVDSTAWGVIGYAEAYVRLPVFALRYFRLVRLIERARPDLLLLVDFPGMNRELVRRFSGRVPIVYFVPPQTYARRGRSAARMAAASVRLLAILPFEAEAYRRAGADAVYVGHPAVDERPRANARAGGDFTAAGGPRVALLPGSRVQEVRALLPPILAAARELAARRGARFVLPLASPHLRGEVAAAIAAAGVPVRVADGRAVDTMAAADAAVLASGTAAVEAACAGVPMVVVYRVSPLTAWIARRFVINEDLERTGFSIPNIVLGRRAVPELLQRSVTGPRIAREVEALLDPAAAARVREDLAEVRRRLGPPGAVERAAAEVLAALDSGAKATIP; encoded by the coding sequence GTGGGACGGCGCGTCTTCGTCGTCGCCGGCGAAGTCTCGGGAGACCATCAGGCGGCGCGGCTGATCGGAGAGTTGCGGCGGGCCAGGCCGGCTCTCGAAATCGTCGCCGCCGGGGGCCGCCTCATGGCGGCCTCGGGCGCCCGAATCCTGGTCGACAGCACGGCCTGGGGCGTCATCGGCTACGCTGAAGCCTACGTCCGCCTTCCGGTCTTCGCGCTCCGGTACTTCCGACTCGTACGGCTGATCGAGCGCGCGCGTCCGGACCTCCTGCTGTTGGTCGACTTTCCCGGTATGAACCGAGAGCTGGTGCGGCGGTTCTCCGGCCGGGTGCCCATCGTGTACTTCGTCCCGCCGCAGACCTACGCGCGGCGCGGGCGTTCCGCGGCACGCATGGCCGCGGCCTCGGTGCGGCTCCTGGCGATCCTGCCCTTCGAGGCGGAGGCGTACCGGCGCGCGGGGGCGGATGCCGTCTACGTCGGGCACCCCGCGGTCGACGAACGGCCGCGCGCGAACGCTCGGGCCGGCGGTGATTTCACGGCGGCCGGCGGCCCGCGCGTCGCGCTGCTTCCGGGAAGCCGCGTCCAGGAAGTCCGCGCGCTGTTGCCGCCGATACTCGCGGCGGCGCGTGAGCTCGCGGCCCGCCGCGGTGCCCGCTTCGTGCTGCCGCTCGCCTCGCCGCACCTCCGAGGCGAGGTGGCCGCCGCGATCGCGGCGGCCGGCGTGCCGGTGCGTGTCGCCGACGGCCGGGCCGTCGACACGATGGCCGCGGCGGACGCGGCGGTGCTGGCGTCGGGGACGGCGGCGGTGGAGGCCGCCTGCGCCGGTGTCCCGATGGTGGTCGTGTACCGGGTGTCGCCGCTCACGGCGTGGATCGCGCGGCGGTTTGTTATCAACGAGGACCTCGAGCGCACGGGGTTTTCGATTCCCAATATCGTCCTCGGCCGCCGGGCCGTGCCGGAGCTGCTGCAGCGTTCGGTGACCGGGCCGCGCATCGCGCGCGAGGTGGAAGCGCTGCTCGACCCTGCGGCGGCCGCGCGCGTGCGCGAGGACCTCGCCGAAGTGCGCCGCCGCCTCGGCCCTCCCGGCGCCGTCGAACGCGCTGCGGCGGAGGTGCTCGCAGCGCTGGACAGCGGGGCGAAGGCCACGATACCATAG
- the lptC gene encoding LPS export ABC transporter periplasmic protein LptC: protein MSQLWTIHLRRLALWAIPVVLVAALVWSALPRGGGEPVTPPKLPPAPAESSASPPTAGGSGQAGGASGTETARPRGGTGSPSAGTPSAEAQRPAAGMASGEIKAGNLVGTDDKGHMRWQILADDMTLQQAQQTVALKHVRATFFDRDGSRMLVNGDTGTYDTRSREVTVGGNVHGVTSTGRELYADSVYYSPRSQQVEGRGHVRVVQERVIMYADSMVSDLTLGQTRFFGNVHMTLR, encoded by the coding sequence ATGAGCCAGTTGTGGACGATCCATCTGCGGCGCCTCGCGCTGTGGGCGATTCCCGTGGTGCTGGTGGCGGCGCTCGTCTGGAGCGCGCTGCCGCGCGGCGGCGGGGAGCCGGTGACGCCGCCCAAACTGCCTCCGGCCCCGGCGGAGTCCTCGGCGTCTCCGCCGACGGCTGGCGGCTCGGGACAGGCCGGCGGCGCCTCCGGCACGGAGACCGCACGACCGCGGGGCGGAACGGGTTCGCCGAGCGCAGGGACACCGTCGGCGGAAGCGCAGCGTCCGGCCGCCGGCATGGCCTCCGGCGAGATCAAAGCCGGCAACCTCGTCGGCACCGACGACAAGGGGCACATGCGGTGGCAGATCCTCGCGGACGACATGACGCTGCAGCAGGCGCAGCAGACGGTCGCACTCAAGCACGTGCGCGCGACCTTTTTCGACAGAGACGGTTCGCGCATGCTGGTGAACGGCGACACCGGCACCTACGATACGCGGAGCCGCGAGGTGACCGTCGGCGGCAACGTACACGGGGTGACGAGCACCGGCCGCGAATTGTACGCCGACTCCGTGTACTACTCGCCGCGCTCGCAGCAGGTCGAGGGACGCGGGCACGTTCGCGTCGTCCAGGAGCGCGTCATCATGTACGCGGACAGCATGGTCTCGGATCTGACGCTCGGCCAGACCCGTTTCTTCGGCAACGTCCACATGACGCTGCGGTAA
- a CDS encoding LptA/OstA family protein, translated as MTRIDNRAGSPLRFVWCAAAALAFAVTAAPASIAAPPLSGNSLRHAQASPEETPKGPPVPVDVAGADRIEYDAAAQSYTFIGAHVVVTRGDEKLESSEIHYDGAKRRAVLPHHGRMSSPTMGLEADAITADLGTRHVLAEGDVQGKFLDKGVWATVTAARVEADDRPDLRRVEASGNAIVTRGDQQLRGSRIVYDRTAQHGTVEGRAVAVRGGDRLEADHIEGNLATNDGEATGHVVFDRPATHMHGTADRATYSGAGDTVVLIGHAVVTRDRDSLEGERVTVHLRTNSAVADGHPKIVAYPTDTSP; from the coding sequence ATGACGCGGATCGACAACCGGGCCGGCAGTCCCTTGCGGTTCGTGTGGTGCGCGGCGGCCGCGTTGGCGTTCGCCGTGACCGCTGCGCCGGCTTCGATCGCCGCGCCGCCCCTCTCGGGAAACAGTCTGCGACATGCGCAGGCGTCGCCGGAAGAAACGCCCAAAGGTCCACCCGTTCCGGTCGACGTGGCCGGCGCCGACCGCATCGAATACGATGCGGCCGCGCAGTCCTACACGTTCATCGGCGCGCACGTGGTCGTCACCCGGGGCGACGAGAAGCTCGAATCCTCGGAGATCCATTACGACGGCGCGAAGCGCCGCGCCGTGCTGCCCCACCACGGCAGGATGTCGTCGCCGACGATGGGGCTGGAGGCCGACGCGATCACCGCCGACCTCGGTACGCGGCACGTGCTGGCCGAGGGCGACGTGCAGGGAAAGTTTTTGGACAAGGGGGTGTGGGCGACGGTGACCGCGGCGCGTGTCGAGGCGGACGACCGGCCCGATCTCCGCCGCGTCGAGGCGTCCGGGAACGCGATCGTCACCCGCGGCGACCAGCAGCTGCGCGGCAGCCGGATCGTCTATGACCGCACGGCGCAGCACGGGACCGTGGAGGGCCGCGCCGTCGCCGTGCGCGGTGGCGACCGCCTCGAGGCCGATCACATCGAGGGCAATCTTGCGACGAACGACGGTGAGGCGACCGGGCACGTCGTGTTCGACCGTCCGGCGACCCATATGCACGGCACCGCGGACCGCGCGACGTATTCCGGCGCCGGCGACACGGTGGTGCTGATCGGCCACGCCGTCGTGACGCGGGACCGGGACAGTCTGGAGGGCGAGCGCGTCACCGTGCACCTGCGCACCAACAGCGCGGTGGCCGACGGCCACCCGAAGATCGTCGCCTACCCCACCGACACATCGCCGTGA
- the lptB gene encoding LPS export ABC transporter ATP-binding protein → MNVPAASTPADRPAAGPPATMKSQPNAGTLRAEGLVKRYNGRTVVDHVSLTARPGEIVGLLGPNGAGKTTTFYMIVGLVRPDAGDVWIGGAAVSDEPVDVRIRAGIGYLAQEPSVFRRLTVIENVLLVLEQREPSRAARERRAVELLEEFHLEGLAGQPAWTLSGGERRRVEIARALALDPSFLLLDEPFTGIDPISIQDLQRTVRYLRERGLGVIITDHNVRETLQITDRAAIIHDGRIVASGAPERILESPEARQVYLGEGFRL, encoded by the coding sequence GTGAACGTTCCCGCGGCGTCCACGCCGGCGGACCGTCCAGCGGCGGGCCCGCCGGCCACGATGAAATCACAGCCGAACGCGGGCACGCTCCGCGCCGAAGGCCTCGTCAAGCGCTACAACGGGCGCACGGTCGTGGACCACGTGTCGCTGACCGCCCGGCCTGGCGAGATCGTCGGTCTTTTGGGCCCGAACGGCGCGGGCAAGACCACGACGTTCTACATGATCGTCGGCCTCGTCCGTCCCGACGCCGGCGACGTGTGGATCGGCGGCGCGGCGGTCAGCGACGAGCCGGTGGACGTGCGGATCCGCGCCGGCATCGGCTACCTGGCCCAGGAGCCGTCGGTCTTCAGACGTCTGACCGTGATCGAAAACGTGCTGCTCGTGCTCGAGCAGCGCGAGCCGTCTCGGGCCGCGCGCGAGCGGCGCGCCGTCGAACTGCTCGAAGAGTTTCACCTGGAGGGACTCGCCGGGCAGCCGGCCTGGACGCTCTCGGGCGGTGAGCGGCGCCGCGTCGAGATCGCCCGCGCGCTTGCGCTCGACCCCTCGTTTCTCCTCCTCGACGAGCCGTTCACCGGCATCGATCCGATCTCGATTCAGGACCTGCAGCGGACCGTCCGCTACCTCCGCGAGCGCGGGCTCGGCGTCATCATCACCGACCACAACGTCCGCGAAACGCTGCAGATCACGGACCGGGCGGCGATCATTCACGACGGCCGCATCGTGGCCAGCGGGGCTCCCGAGCGCATTCTCGAGAGCCCCGAGGCGCGCCAGGTATATCTCGGCGAGGGGTTCCGGCTGTGA
- a CDS encoding LptF/LptG family permease codes for MTLLDRLLVSEVGSSFGVALGLFTVLLVMNHLFYLARLIIGQGIAIQIALVLMVYKIPYFIAFSAPMGALLATVWGMGRLADHNELAALRVSGVSLVRIAAPIVAVGVVVAAGTLVFTEGVVSLSEDQYRVAMADVMARGPELHPVENVFFQAPIPQGNALYSARRYEPRTRTLQAVTVVYMTPRQPLEVIEADHANYAQGTQWTFENGHMYVLSEGQMVSTKFDTLRVTVPRSPQDFTLAPKQPADMSVRELFGEIARYRRNGGDVRPFVGEVNTKVATALSSVAFVLLAVPLSIRPHRSGPSMGFGMSILVLVGYYIVAIPAQLASDGHALSPILAAWLPDLLVGAAGVILLMRAAR; via the coding sequence ATGACCCTGCTCGACCGCCTTCTCGTCTCCGAGGTCGGCTCGTCCTTCGGGGTGGCGCTCGGGCTGTTCACCGTCCTGCTCGTTATGAACCACCTGTTCTACCTGGCCCGGCTCATCATCGGTCAGGGCATCGCGATTCAGATCGCCCTCGTGCTGATGGTCTACAAGATCCCGTATTTCATCGCGTTCAGCGCCCCGATGGGCGCGCTGCTCGCGACCGTCTGGGGCATGGGCCGGCTGGCCGACCACAACGAGCTGGCCGCGTTGCGCGTGTCGGGAGTGAGCCTCGTGCGGATCGCCGCGCCGATCGTCGCCGTGGGCGTCGTCGTCGCGGCCGGCACCCTCGTCTTCACCGAGGGGGTCGTCAGCCTGAGCGAGGACCAGTATCGGGTGGCGATGGCCGACGTCATGGCGCGCGGGCCGGAGCTGCATCCGGTGGAGAACGTGTTCTTCCAGGCGCCGATCCCGCAGGGCAACGCGTTGTACAGCGCGCGCCGGTACGAGCCGAGGACACGGACCCTGCAGGCCGTGACGGTCGTCTACATGACGCCGCGGCAGCCCCTCGAGGTCATCGAGGCCGACCACGCCAACTACGCCCAGGGCACCCAGTGGACGTTCGAGAACGGCCACATGTACGTGCTCTCCGAAGGCCAGATGGTCTCGACGAAGTTCGACACGCTCCGCGTCACCGTGCCGCGGTCGCCGCAGGACTTCACGCTCGCGCCGAAGCAGCCCGCCGACATGAGCGTGCGCGAGCTGTTCGGCGAGATCGCGCGGTACCGGCGCAACGGCGGCGACGTGCGGCCGTTCGTCGGCGAAGTGAACACGAAGGTGGCGACCGCGTTGAGCTCAGTGGCGTTCGTTCTGCTGGCCGTGCCGCTCAGCATCCGGCCGCATCGGTCCGGGCCGAGCATGGGCTTCGGCATGAGCATCCTCGTCCTCGTGGGGTACTACATCGTCGCCATCCCGGCGCAGCTGGCCTCCGACGGGCACGCGCTCTCGCCCATCCTCGCGGCGTGGCTGCCTGATCTGCTCGTCGGCGCCGCGGGCGTGATTCTGTTGATGCGGGCGGCGCGTTGA
- a CDS encoding glycosyltransferase family 39 protein — protein sequence MRAPDSGRERLLLGFVLAFAAGLFLFYLGAGSFWDVDEPRFAEAGREILATGDPLTQHLNGALWLGQPPLWIWLQAASGAVLGFSEWSARVWAALFGVAGVYATYLLGREWFGPRTGLLSALVLTTTLAYAVTSRLAVLDTAAVTWMVLALRAGYRAYREGRRGDYVWSALFLGLCVLTRGPGTVVLPAAAVLLFLAYRRSLGRLRDVPWLPAAGAFLAVSAPWYAVETARYGRGFLDAAVLGHVVPRVTPPPGAHARTLLTDSAIVAVGAIPWTAFLPGAAGYHYLRRWQDGSLLCLLWAALVFVLVAAAGERLPADVLPLFPVAAIAVGRLWEEFLFEGAGRLGRTLGASFVLQIGVVVLLVVGAAEFATTRYPREFAAVRDFLLAPIGALVLGTGVSAVLFRVRRYTAAFLSLAAATAVFIGVLYAGTLPAVETQKAMKPLATALAARLHPGDRVAAYMIEAPAALVFYAGHTVVPIGDAAALRRDLCAPGRVFVVARRDDLAAASGLPAGLQLVDSYGPYVVEMKPPQLVCGGAS from the coding sequence TTGAGAGCGCCGGACTCCGGCCGCGAACGCCTCCTCCTCGGTTTCGTCCTCGCCTTCGCGGCGGGGCTCTTCCTGTTCTATCTCGGCGCCGGCAGCTTCTGGGACGTCGACGAGCCGCGGTTCGCCGAAGCGGGCCGCGAGATTCTCGCGACCGGCGATCCCCTGACCCAGCACCTGAACGGTGCCTTGTGGCTCGGCCAGCCGCCGCTCTGGATCTGGCTGCAGGCCGCGTCCGGCGCGGTGCTCGGCTTCTCGGAATGGTCGGCGCGCGTCTGGGCGGCGCTCTTCGGCGTCGCGGGCGTCTACGCGACGTACCTGCTCGGCCGCGAGTGGTTTGGCCCGCGCACCGGCCTGTTGAGCGCCCTCGTGCTCACCACCACCCTCGCGTACGCGGTGACGTCGCGGCTCGCCGTGCTCGACACCGCCGCGGTCACCTGGATGGTGCTCGCCCTGCGGGCGGGCTATCGCGCGTACCGGGAGGGCCGGCGGGGCGACTACGTCTGGTCGGCGCTGTTTCTCGGCCTCTGCGTGCTCACCCGGGGGCCCGGGACCGTCGTGCTGCCGGCGGCCGCGGTGCTGCTGTTCCTCGCCTACCGGCGGTCGCTCGGCCGGCTGCGCGACGTGCCGTGGCTGCCGGCCGCGGGCGCCTTTCTCGCGGTGTCCGCGCCCTGGTACGCGGTGGAGACCGCGCGATACGGCCGGGGGTTTCTCGACGCGGCGGTCCTGGGCCACGTCGTGCCGCGCGTGACCCCGCCCCCGGGCGCGCACGCGCGGACGCTGCTCACGGACTCGGCGATCGTCGCGGTCGGCGCGATCCCGTGGACGGCCTTCCTGCCGGGCGCCGCGGGGTATCACTACCTCCGCCGCTGGCAGGACGGGAGTCTCCTCTGCCTGCTCTGGGCCGCGCTCGTCTTCGTCCTGGTCGCGGCGGCGGGGGAACGCCTCCCCGCAGACGTGCTGCCGCTGTTTCCGGTGGCGGCGATCGCCGTCGGGCGTCTGTGGGAAGAGTTCCTTTTCGAAGGCGCAGGGCGCCTCGGCAGGACCCTCGGCGCGTCGTTCGTGCTGCAGATCGGGGTCGTCGTGCTGCTCGTCGTTGGGGCCGCCGAGTTCGCGACGACCCGCTACCCCCGCGAGTTCGCCGCGGTGCGGGATTTTCTGCTGGCTCCCATCGGCGCGCTCGTCCTCGGCACCGGCGTATCGGCCGTGCTCTTTCGCGTGCGCCGGTACACGGCCGCCTTTCTGTCCCTGGCCGCGGCGACCGCGGTGTTCATCGGCGTGCTCTACGCCGGCACCCTGCCGGCCGTCGAAACGCAGAAAGCGATGAAGCCGCTCGCCACCGCGCTGGCGGCGCGCCTGCATCCCGGCGACCGCGTGGCGGCCTACATGATCGAGGCGCCCGCCGCGCTCGTCTTCTACGCCGGGCATACGGTCGTGCCGATCGGCGATGCGGCGGCCCTGCGCCGCGATCTCTGCGCGCCGGGGAGGGTCTTCGTCGTCGCGCGCCGCGACGACCTCGCGGCCGCCTCGGGCCTGCCGGCAGGGCTCCAACTCGTCGATTCGTACGGTCCGTACGTTGTCGAGATGAAGCCGCCCCAGCTCGTGTGCGGAGGCGCCTCATAG
- a CDS encoding polyprenol monophosphomannose synthase has product MVGDGVETGSTRAGPREAPAATVVVPTYNERDTIAELLRRVARAAAGGLSACEVLVVDDSSPDGTGQVAAGVAAELQDVLSILVITRPGKSGLASAVLEGVRRAQGHVIVVMDSDLSHPPETVPALLGAVAGGADIAVGSRYVRGGGVRRWPWRRRMMSRGATWLARAVLGVRAADPMSGFFAARRGLFDDAPIVGLGYKILLELIVRHPAAAVVEVPYVFSERAGGRSKLNAGEVLNYLRLLIRLRVRSAGGGAATP; this is encoded by the coding sequence GTGGTGGGGGACGGGGTCGAGACCGGCTCGACGCGCGCGGGTCCGCGGGAGGCGCCGGCCGCGACGGTCGTGGTGCCGACGTACAACGAGCGCGACACGATCGCGGAGCTCCTGCGCCGGGTTGCGCGCGCGGCCGCCGGCGGCCTCTCCGCGTGCGAAGTGCTCGTGGTCGACGATTCGTCGCCGGACGGCACCGGGCAGGTTGCCGCCGGGGTGGCCGCCGAACTCCAGGACGTTCTCTCGATCCTCGTGATCACGCGGCCCGGCAAGAGCGGACTGGCGTCGGCCGTCCTCGAGGGCGTCCGGCGGGCGCAGGGTCACGTCATCGTCGTGATGGACAGCGATCTCTCGCATCCACCCGAAACCGTGCCCGCGCTGCTCGGGGCCGTCGCCGGGGGCGCCGACATCGCGGTCGGCTCCCGGTACGTCCGCGGCGGCGGCGTCCGGCGGTGGCCGTGGCGGCGGCGAATGATGAGCCGCGGCGCTACGTGGTTGGCCCGTGCCGTCCTCGGCGTCCGCGCCGCCGATCCGATGTCCGGATTTTTCGCCGCGCGGCGGGGTCTGTTCGACGACGCTCCGATCGTGGGCCTCGGATACAAGATCCTGCTCGAGCTGATCGTGCGGCACCCTGCGGCGGCCGTCGTGGAAGTGCCCTATGTGTTCAGCGAACGCGCCGGCGGCCGCAGCAAGCTGAACGCCGGCGAAGTCCTGAACTACCTGCGGCTCTTGATCCGCCTGCGCGTGCGTTCCGCCGGCGGAGGTGCCGCGACACCGTGA
- a CDS encoding DUF3084 domain-containing protein — MSVAALLIPLLILVSGLVALIGNAVGRAIGRRRLTLFGVRPRYTAQIVTVLTGMMITVVTLAVVLVASQDARQALFHLQEVQQQTRELETQIATQQRELRALQVRDIIYQNDQEVLRTVIDGRDSLDDIRRRVETFVDLASRAARERGAAPGTDGATIIISPPGLTADVIARDIAERAQRMAVRMIASENTVRGLPVHATVLVFPNAVVFKEGATIASAQVNGRDARAQIEAALVDLAARTAAEAKRRGVLSPPFALTTSPIDVRLDPAVVLETVDRIKTAAAVTGVRAVALIDTYTVGPLVITFR; from the coding sequence GTGAGCGTCGCGGCGCTTCTGATCCCGCTGCTCATCCTGGTCAGCGGCCTCGTCGCGCTGATCGGCAACGCGGTCGGCCGCGCCATCGGCCGCAGGCGGCTCACCCTGTTCGGGGTACGGCCGCGCTACACCGCGCAGATCGTCACCGTGCTCACCGGGATGATGATCACCGTGGTCACCCTTGCGGTCGTGCTGGTCGCGAGCCAGGACGCGCGCCAGGCGCTGTTCCACCTGCAGGAGGTGCAGCAGCAGACCCGCGAGCTCGAGACCCAGATCGCGACGCAGCAGCGCGAGCTGCGCGCGCTCCAGGTCCGCGACATCATCTACCAGAACGACCAGGAAGTCCTCCGGACGGTGATCGACGGCCGGGATTCCCTGGACGACATCCGCCGCCGGGTGGAGACGTTCGTGGATCTCGCGTCGCGCGCGGCGCGGGAGCGCGGCGCGGCCCCGGGCACGGACGGCGCGACCATCATCATCTCGCCGCCGGGGCTGACGGCGGACGTGATCGCGCGTGACATCGCCGAGCGGGCACAGCGGATGGCGGTCCGCATGATCGCGAGCGAAAACACCGTGCGCGGCCTGCCGGTCCACGCGACGGTGCTCGTGTTTCCCAACGCGGTCGTGTTCAAGGAAGGGGCGACGATCGCGAGCGCCCAGGTCAACGGCCGCGACGCGCGGGCACAGATCGAGGCGGCCCTGGTCGATCTCGCCGCCCGGACGGCCGCGGAGGCCAAGCGTCGGGGTGTTCTCTCGCCGCCGTTCGCGCTCACGACCAGTCCGATCGACGTGCGTCTTGATCCTGCGGTGGTGCTGGAAACCGTCGACCGCATCAAGACGGCGGCCGCGGTCACGGGTGTCCGGGCCGTCGCGCTGATCGACACGTACACAGTAGGGCCGCTCGTCATCACCTTTCGATGA
- a CDS encoding pre-16S rRNA-processing nuclease YqgF, which translates to MTVLGIDPGRDKCGLAVCEPGKVLARAIVPPSDVPRRVLAWAAERGIDAIVVGGGTGSRQVIAALAGLAASGRLPDIASEEERDSTLTARRRYFEDHPPRGWRRFVPRSFQVPAEPYDDYAAVVIAERYLARKLSNI; encoded by the coding sequence GTGACGGTGCTCGGTATCGATCCTGGGCGGGACAAGTGCGGTCTTGCCGTCTGCGAGCCGGGGAAGGTGCTGGCGCGGGCGATCGTGCCGCCCTCCGACGTGCCGCGGAGGGTTCTGGCCTGGGCGGCGGAGCGCGGGATCGACGCTATCGTTGTCGGCGGAGGGACCGGGTCGAGGCAGGTTATTGCGGCGCTCGCCGGCCTCGCCGCGTCCGGGCGCCTGCCAGATATCGCCTCGGAAGAGGAGCGCGACAGCACGCTGACGGCCCGACGCCGGTACTTCGAAGACCATCCGCCTCGCGGGTGGCGGCGCTTCGTCCCTCGGTCATTTCAAGTTCCGGCCGAACCGTACGACGATTATGCCGCCGTGGTAATCGCGGAACGGTATCTTGCGAGAAAGTTGAGTAATATTTGA
- a CDS encoding S-layer homology domain-containing protein, translated as MRHIAVAVAAAVMFAMVAPAFAQPFADVPTNHWAYDAIAELAAKGLVEGYPDGTFKGDRAMTRYEMAMVVARLLARIESIQIPAPAPAPQVTKADLDALQRLINEFRAELAALGVRVTAIEEELNAIKARLDNVRISGNYRFRYDGGPSGSGASVNGNPQAFATDSGTSPTVFRARQGIKLMFDGSVAPDIHAIIGLDLASAGTSTPGTFNSSAAGGTPPTVTPNYMLADLAELYLDWNHAWGWPLRIQLGRMGGIQQGFGTLPMQFGPFGLLLNTNSDTYEASTNAAACGCHLFDGLRLSGNIPAWADFNWQAVVGRIQGPNGGSSYFLGEDAYGADANIRVIPGLRVGAYWVANNINSASSAFAAGATNALWHVYGPVIPMDNPPTSRCPATATGIQCPALGSGGGGYASWDVVPGIKLDGEVASWNDGVLGGSDSAYYVDAIIDLGAMTGIGHKLALTLSYENAGQNFYAPYQNDADYDICGCVGPGNAQMFTGDISFDFTDQWGFLGAYETGNNISNGQGITEWRVGVVYRFAPGARIYTRMENQRINGVSQYTLYRSQLDYTF; from the coding sequence ATGAGACATATCGCGGTTGCAGTAGCGGCCGCGGTCATGTTTGCGATGGTTGCCCCCGCCTTTGCTCAGCCGTTCGCGGACGTGCCCACGAACCACTGGGCATACGACGCGATCGCGGAGTTGGCGGCGAAAGGTCTCGTCGAGGGCTATCCCGACGGGACTTTCAAGGGTGACCGCGCCATGACCCGGTACGAAATGGCCATGGTCGTTGCGCGCCTGCTGGCGCGGATCGAGAGCATCCAGATTCCCGCTCCCGCGCCCGCTCCGCAGGTGACCAAAGCCGACCTGGACGCGTTGCAGCGGTTGATCAACGAGTTCCGGGCGGAACTCGCCGCGCTGGGCGTTCGAGTCACGGCGATCGAAGAGGAACTAAACGCGATCAAGGCGCGGCTCGACAACGTCCGCATCAGCGGGAACTACCGGTTCCGGTACGACGGCGGGCCATCGGGGTCGGGCGCGAGCGTGAACGGCAACCCGCAGGCATTCGCCACCGATTCGGGTACGTCGCCCACGGTGTTCCGTGCGCGGCAGGGCATCAAGCTGATGTTTGACGGCAGCGTCGCCCCGGACATTCATGCGATCATCGGCCTCGACCTGGCATCCGCCGGGACGAGCACACCCGGGACGTTCAACAGCTCCGCCGCGGGCGGCACTCCGCCCACCGTCACTCCCAACTACATGCTCGCGGACCTGGCCGAACTCTACCTCGACTGGAACCATGCCTGGGGCTGGCCGCTTCGGATCCAGCTCGGCCGGATGGGTGGTATCCAGCAGGGCTTCGGCACGCTTCCCATGCAGTTCGGGCCCTTCGGCCTGCTCCTGAACACGAACAGCGATACCTACGAGGCCTCGACGAACGCCGCGGCCTGCGGCTGCCACCTGTTCGACGGCCTCCGGCTCTCGGGGAACATCCCGGCGTGGGCTGATTTCAACTGGCAGGCCGTCGTCGGCCGCATTCAGGGACCGAACGGCGGCAGCAGCTACTTCCTCGGTGAGGACGCCTACGGCGCCGATGCCAACATCCGGGTCATTCCGGGCCTCCGCGTCGGCGCATACTGGGTGGCCAACAATATCAACTCCGCGTCCTCGGCGTTCGCGGCCGGCGCGACGAACGCGCTTTGGCACGTTTACGGTCCGGTCATTCCGATGGACAACCCGCCCACTTCGCGGTGTCCGGCGACGGCCACCGGCATCCAGTGCCCCGCGCTCGGCTCTGGCGGCGGCGGTTACGCGAGCTGGGACGTGGTGCCGGGAATCAAGCTTGACGGCGAGGTTGCCAGCTGGAACGACGGCGTGCTCGGCGGCAGCGACAGCGCGTACTACGTTGACGCCATCATTGACCTCGGCGCCATGACCGGCATCGGCCACAAGCTCGCGCTCACCCTGTCTTACGAGAACGCGGGTCAGAACTTCTACGCACCGTACCAGAACGACGCGGACTATGACATCTGCGGGTGCGTCGGTCCGGGCAACGCCCAGATGTTCACTGGCGACATTTCGTTCGACTTCACCGACCAGTGGGGCTTCCTCGGCGCGTACGAGACCGGCAACAACATCTCGAACGGCCAGGGCATCACCGAGTGGCGGGTCGGGGTCGTCTACCGCTTCGCCCCCGGCGCGCGGATCTACACCCGGATGGAGAACCAGCGGATCAACGGCGTCTCGCAGTACACGTTGTACCGCTCGCAGCTCGACTACACGTTCTAG